The Pedobacter roseus genome contains a region encoding:
- a CDS encoding amidohydrolase family protein yields the protein MKHLYFLSALSLLFFSSYAQEKKWDIEKYQGTTKNFTLNTDEGTWMNLDVSADGQEITFDLLGDIYVMPISGGVAKLISGGAAWDVQPRFSPNGKYISYTSDKSGGDNIWIMNRDGSGKKQITKESFRLLNNATWMPNSEYLVARKHFTASRSLGAGEMWMYSINGGDGVQLTKRKNDQQDAGEPNVSPDGRYVYFSEDVSPGPNFEYSKDPNGTIYAIRQLDLTTGKLTTLINEQGGACRPQVSPDGNMIAFVKRVRLKSTLYVQNLKTGEEWPVNEDLSHDQQETWAIFGVYPNFAWTPDSKSIVFYAKGKIRKTEIGTLINSTIPFQANTIQTVQQALHFEQQVFSNEFSAKMLRQLTTSPDGKTIVFNAAGYLYKQELPAGTPERLTNGLDFEFEPAFSPDGKYVVYTTWSDELRGAIKRTDLKSAKTITLSDEKGFYYSPQYSTKGDRIVFRKGSGNDVLGYNYGRGTGIFMMPANGGAKTLVSDNGIRPQFNNTDTRIYFQSYADGKKALKSIDLNGANERTHFTSQYANQFIISPDNKWLAFNELFNVYITPMINVGTAQDASAGNKAIPVTKVTTDGGTYIQWSVDSKNLHWTLGPKYFTIDVNSAFNFDGTTPKTEASSTDINLVLKSDVPTGIVALKGARIISMKGDEVIENGTILTDGNKITAIGKSDAITIPANAKVIDVNGKTIMPGIVDVHAHLRTSPDGITPQSDWSYMANLAFGVTTSHDPSSNTEMVFSQSEMLKAGRMVGPRVYSTGSILYGADGDFKVVINSLDDALANLRRLKAVGAFSVKSYNQPRREQRQQILEAARQLKMEVVPEGGSTFFTNMNMVADGHTGIEHSIPVLPVYKDVTTLWNNTEVGYTPTLIVAYGGQWGENYWYDRTNVWENEKLMTYTPRSIIDARARRRTTSEYSDYNHIDIAKATKQIADGGTKVNLGAHGQIQGLGAHWELWMLVQGGFSPLQAIRAATLNGAGYLGMNKEIGSLEVGKLADMVIMDANPLDDIRNSEKIKYVMINGRLYDSATLNEVGTREKLRGRLWFENIRGNSYIIPNGESETWTFTVPHCD from the coding sequence ATGAAACACCTCTATTTTTTATCCGCTCTTTCGCTATTATTTTTCAGTTCTTACGCCCAGGAAAAAAAATGGGACATTGAAAAATACCAGGGCACTACAAAAAACTTCACCCTAAACACAGATGAAGGCACCTGGATGAACCTTGATGTAAGTGCCGACGGACAGGAAATTACTTTTGATTTACTGGGCGATATTTACGTGATGCCCATTAGTGGTGGCGTGGCAAAACTGATCAGCGGAGGTGCAGCATGGGATGTGCAGCCAAGATTTAGCCCTAATGGAAAATACATTTCTTACACAAGCGATAAAAGCGGAGGTGATAATATCTGGATCATGAACCGTGATGGTTCAGGCAAAAAGCAGATTACCAAAGAGAGTTTCAGGTTATTGAATAATGCAACCTGGATGCCTAATAGCGAATACCTGGTGGCCAGAAAACACTTTACGGCCAGCCGATCGTTAGGTGCCGGTGAAATGTGGATGTACAGCATAAACGGCGGCGATGGTGTGCAGTTAACCAAACGTAAAAACGATCAGCAGGATGCTGGTGAGCCAAATGTTTCGCCAGATGGAAGATATGTTTATTTTAGTGAAGATGTTAGCCCTGGCCCAAACTTCGAATATAGCAAAGATCCTAACGGAACCATTTATGCCATCCGTCAGCTAGATTTAACGACAGGAAAATTAACTACTTTGATTAATGAGCAGGGAGGCGCTTGCCGTCCGCAGGTTTCGCCTGATGGAAATATGATTGCTTTTGTAAAACGGGTAAGGCTAAAATCTACTTTATATGTTCAAAATCTTAAAACTGGTGAAGAATGGCCTGTAAACGAAGATTTATCACATGATCAGCAGGAAACCTGGGCAATTTTTGGCGTTTATCCGAATTTCGCCTGGACACCAGACAGCAAAAGCATCGTTTTTTATGCCAAAGGAAAAATCAGGAAAACCGAAATAGGTACATTGATCAACAGCACCATTCCTTTTCAGGCGAATACCATTCAAACTGTACAACAAGCCTTACATTTTGAACAGCAGGTTTTCAGCAATGAATTTTCTGCTAAAATGTTGAGACAACTTACCACCTCCCCTGATGGAAAAACCATTGTTTTTAATGCAGCAGGATATTTATACAAACAAGAATTACCCGCAGGAACACCAGAAAGATTAACGAATGGTTTGGATTTCGAATTCGAACCGGCTTTTAGTCCGGATGGAAAATATGTGGTTTATACCACCTGGAGTGATGAATTGCGTGGAGCAATAAAAAGAACCGATCTCAAATCGGCTAAAACCATCACCCTAAGCGACGAAAAAGGTTTTTATTATTCTCCGCAATACTCAACCAAAGGTGATAGGATCGTTTTCAGAAAAGGAAGTGGAAATGATGTTTTGGGCTATAATTATGGCCGCGGAACAGGTATTTTCATGATGCCGGCCAACGGAGGCGCAAAAACCTTGGTTTCTGATAACGGCATCCGTCCGCAGTTTAACAATACCGACACCCGCATTTATTTCCAAAGTTATGCAGATGGGAAAAAAGCCCTAAAAAGCATTGATTTAAACGGTGCAAATGAAAGAACACACTTTACGTCTCAATATGCCAATCAGTTCATCATCAGCCCTGATAATAAATGGCTCGCATTTAATGAGTTGTTCAATGTTTACATCACACCGATGATCAATGTGGGGACTGCCCAGGATGCTTCTGCAGGAAATAAAGCGATTCCGGTTACCAAAGTAACTACCGATGGCGGAACCTATATCCAATGGAGTGTTGATAGCAAAAACCTGCACTGGACGTTAGGACCAAAATATTTCACCATAGATGTAAACAGTGCTTTCAATTTTGATGGCACCACGCCTAAAACCGAAGCTTCATCAACCGATATCAACCTGGTATTAAAATCAGATGTTCCTACGGGAATTGTGGCTTTAAAAGGTGCAAGAATCATTTCAATGAAAGGTGATGAAGTAATTGAAAATGGAACCATTCTTACCGATGGTAATAAAATTACTGCAATCGGGAAATCGGATGCGATAACCATCCCGGCCAATGCCAAAGTAATTGATGTAAATGGCAAAACCATTATGCCAGGCATTGTTGATGTTCATGCACATTTACGCACCAGTCCGGATGGGATTACACCACAGAGCGACTGGAGTTATATGGCCAATTTAGCCTTTGGCGTAACCACTTCACACGATCCATCGAGCAATACAGAAATGGTTTTTAGCCAAAGCGAAATGCTTAAGGCTGGTAGAATGGTTGGTCCGAGGGTTTATTCTACCGGCTCTATTTTATATGGTGCCGATGGTGATTTCAAGGTTGTGATTAACAGTTTAGACGATGCATTAGCCAACTTACGCAGGTTAAAAGCCGTTGGTGCGTTTTCGGTAAAATCATACAATCAGCCACGCAGGGAGCAGCGTCAACAGATTTTAGAAGCTGCCCGACAGTTAAAAATGGAAGTTGTTCCTGAAGGCGGCTCAACGTTTTTTACTAATATGAATATGGTTGCTGATGGGCATACCGGAATTGAGCACAGTATCCCGGTTTTACCGGTTTATAAAGATGTAACTACGCTTTGGAACAATACCGAAGTGGGCTACACCCCTACTTTAATTGTGGCTTATGGCGGTCAGTGGGGTGAAAACTACTGGTACGATAGAACCAACGTTTGGGAAAACGAAAAATTAATGACTTACACCCCACGCTCCATTATTGATGCAAGGGCAAGACGCAGGACTACTTCCGAATACAGTGATTATAACCACATTGATATTGCAAAAGCCACTAAACAAATTGCAGATGGTGGTACCAAGGTTAACCTTGGTGCACACGGGCAAATACAAGGTTTAGGAGCACATTGGGAACTGTGGATGTTGGTTCAAGGTGGATTTAGTCCGTTGCAGGCCATTAGGGCAGCAACATTGAATGGAGCAGGCTATTTGGGTATGAATAAAGAAATTGGTTCATTAGAGGTTGGTAAACTGGCAGATATGGTAATTATGGATGCTAACCCTTTGGATGATATTAGAAATTCAGAGAAAATCAAATATGTCATGATCAATGGCCGCCTTTATGATAGTGCCACCTTGAACGAAGTAGGTACAAGAGAAAAACTTCGTGGCAGGCTGTGGTTCGAGAATATCAGGGGAAATAGCTATATTATTCCAAACGGAGAATCAGAAACCTGGACTTTTACCGTTCCGCACTGTGATTAA
- a CDS encoding type II toxin-antitoxin system VapC family toxin: MAGNRVLIDTNIISALFKGDVSVANHIDKSEIYLSSIVIGELCYGAEYSIKIEQNLANIKELIAAYNILHIDDETALIYGKIKVDLRRKGTPIPENDIWIASSAIQHKLKLSTRDKHFQEISGLKILAW; encoded by the coding sequence ATGGCTGGAAATAGGGTATTAATAGATACTAATATCATTTCTGCACTGTTTAAAGGCGATGTTAGTGTAGCAAACCACATAGATAAATCTGAAATATATTTATCTTCAATTGTTATTGGAGAACTCTGCTATGGTGCTGAATATTCAATTAAGATTGAACAAAATCTTGCCAATATTAAAGAGCTTATTGCAGCTTACAATATTTTGCATATAGATGATGAAACAGCACTTATCTATGGTAAAATCAAAGTCGATTTAAGAAGAAAAGGTACTCCTATTCCCGAAAATGATATTTGGATAGCATCATCGGCAATACAGCATAAACTTAAGCTAAGCACAAGAGATAAGCATTTTCAAGAAATCTCAGGATTAAAAATATTGGCCTGGTAA
- a CDS encoding B12-binding domain-containing radical SAM protein, with protein sequence MKTEILAITPPFTQLNTPYPATAYIKGFLNTKNISSTQADLGIEVILELFSKKGLQDLFRVDNQKPKSDNAKRIFALQDEYLKTIDAVIAFLQGKNPTLALQICSDDFLPQASRFSQLEELDWAFGAMGTQDKAKHLATLYLEDISDYIVECIDENFGFSRYAERLGRSANSFDELYNALLRESTYIDHILISVLKEKIETVQPKLFLISVPFPGNLYSAFRCAQWIKANHPEIKISMGGGFPNTELRSLSDVRVFEFFDYITLDDGELPIELLYHNITHPIPAEAHFYKRTFLLENGKVVYRNDAFRNDYKQADVGTPDYTGLLLDKYISVIEIVNPMHRMWSDGRWNKLTMAHGCYWGKCTFCDISLDYIKVYEPVAAKLIVDRIEDLYEKTGQNGFHFVDEAAPPALMREVALEIIRRKLAVTWWTNIRFEKSFSQDLCLLLKASGCIAVSGGLEVASDRLLKLIDKGVTVEQVAKVTRNFTEAGIMVHAYLMYGYPTQTVQETVDSLEMVRQLFEVGILQSGFWHQFAMTAHSPVGMYPEKFGVVKETEAIGTFANNDINYTDKTGIDHNKFSYGLKKSLFNFMHGICFDYELQDWFDFKIPRTKIPADFIEKALNDGDHFNTKPTAKVVWIGGKPSADYFTKSKKGNTWEMASLTFHDKKETFTVQTNKREGEWLTAVLNKISISNEKVYTFQEIKTDFETELENFELFWYSKPINTLREYGLLVL encoded by the coding sequence TTGAAAACCGAAATCCTTGCCATTACGCCGCCGTTTACCCAACTGAATACGCCATATCCAGCAACGGCCTATATAAAAGGTTTTCTGAATACTAAAAATATCAGCTCAACACAGGCCGACTTGGGAATTGAAGTAATTTTGGAATTGTTCTCTAAAAAAGGATTACAAGATTTATTTAGGGTAGATAATCAAAAACCTAAAAGCGACAATGCCAAACGTATTTTTGCTTTGCAGGATGAATATTTAAAAACCATTGATGCCGTAATCGCCTTTTTGCAGGGCAAAAACCCAACTTTGGCTTTACAGATATGTAGCGATGACTTTTTACCCCAGGCTTCACGTTTTTCGCAATTAGAAGAGTTAGACTGGGCTTTTGGGGCAATGGGTACGCAGGATAAAGCAAAACATCTGGCCACACTTTATCTCGAAGATATATCCGATTATATTGTAGAGTGTATCGACGAAAATTTTGGTTTTAGCCGATATGCCGAACGTTTAGGCAGAAGTGCAAATTCTTTTGATGAGTTATATAATGCATTATTAAGAGAATCTACTTACATCGATCACATCCTGATTTCGGTTTTAAAAGAGAAAATTGAAACGGTACAGCCTAAATTATTTTTGATTTCAGTTCCTTTTCCGGGCAACTTATACAGCGCTTTTCGCTGTGCGCAATGGATAAAGGCTAATCATCCTGAAATTAAAATTTCTATGGGTGGTGGTTTTCCGAATACCGAGTTAAGGTCGTTATCAGATGTAAGGGTTTTTGAGTTTTTCGATTACATTACACTGGATGATGGCGAGTTGCCGATAGAATTGTTGTACCATAATATTACACATCCCATCCCGGCTGAAGCCCATTTTTACAAAAGAACTTTTCTGCTTGAAAATGGTAAAGTAGTTTACCGTAACGATGCCTTCAGAAACGATTATAAACAAGCTGATGTAGGCACACCCGATTATACAGGCCTGCTTTTGGATAAATATATTTCAGTAATTGAAATTGTTAACCCGATGCACCGCATGTGGAGCGATGGACGCTGGAATAAACTCACCATGGCGCATGGCTGTTACTGGGGTAAATGTACTTTCTGCGATATTTCTTTAGATTATATTAAAGTTTACGAACCGGTTGCGGCTAAATTGATTGTAGATCGGATTGAGGATCTATATGAGAAAACCGGACAGAATGGTTTCCATTTTGTTGATGAAGCAGCACCACCAGCATTGATGCGCGAAGTAGCTTTAGAAATTATCAGAAGGAAATTAGCGGTTACCTGGTGGACAAATATTCGTTTTGAAAAGAGCTTTAGTCAGGATTTATGTTTGTTGCTCAAAGCTTCCGGATGCATTGCCGTTTCAGGCGGATTGGAAGTAGCATCCGATCGTTTGTTAAAACTGATCGATAAAGGGGTAACCGTAGAGCAGGTGGCTAAAGTTACCCGCAATTTCACTGAGGCAGGAATTATGGTTCATGCTTATTTAATGTATGGTTATCCTACGCAAACGGTGCAGGAAACGGTTGATAGCTTAGAAATGGTACGTCAATTATTTGAAGTAGGCATATTACAATCGGGTTTTTGGCACCAGTTTGCCATGACAGCACATAGTCCGGTGGGGATGTACCCTGAAAAATTTGGCGTGGTAAAAGAAACCGAAGCAATCGGAACTTTTGCGAATAACGATATTAATTATACCGATAAAACAGGGATTGATCACAATAAATTCAGCTATGGATTAAAGAAATCACTCTTTAATTTTATGCATGGCATCTGTTTTGATTACGAATTACAGGATTGGTTCGATTTTAAGATTCCAAGAACGAAAATTCCTGCTGATTTTATTGAAAAGGCATTAAACGACGGCGATCATTTTAATACGAAACCAACTGCAAAAGTAGTGTGGATAGGAGGAAAGCCATCTGCCGACTATTTTACAAAATCGAAAAAAGGAAATACCTGGGAAATGGCCTCTCTTACCTTCCACGATAAAAAGGAAACTTTTACGGTTCAAACCAATAAAAGAGAAGGCGAGTGGTTAACTGCTGTTTTGAATAAAATTTCGATTTCGAATGAGAAAGTATATACTTTTCAAGAAATTAAAACCGATTTTGAAACAGAGTTGGAAAACTTTGAACTTTTCTGGTATTCAAAACCCATAAATACGTTAAGGGAATATGGTTTGCTAGTGCTTTAA
- a CDS encoding BaiN/RdsA family NAD(P)/FAD-dependent oxidoreductase, whose product MNADAIIIGAGACGLMCAVQAGYLGKKVIVLEKNEKPGAKILISGGGRCNYTNQFASAEQFISANPHFIKSAFTQWTVDDTISFFETYGIEGKEKTLGQLFPDDKNAKDVVQVFTSICEDFGQEIRCNADVRDIEILPDGFKVSYEKNGKTVILTAAKLVIAAGGLPIPKMGATDFALRFARKHDLKIVETAPALVPLTITGKDEEWFAQLSGNSVFCEVSNDEISFEENILFTHWGLSGPAILQISSFWRRGESINLNLLPHQDIAALLDEERKINGKTLLSTLLNRIYTRKFTDALGKFLPLNKPVAVLTRGEIDLIEQTIHHFKVKPAGDKGYDKAEVMRGGIDTNEISSKTLECKKIPNLFFGGECLDVTGWLGGYNFQWAWASGFVIAQHI is encoded by the coding sequence ATGAATGCTGATGCAATAATTATTGGTGCAGGTGCTTGCGGATTGATGTGTGCGGTGCAGGCAGGCTATCTGGGTAAAAAAGTAATTGTGCTCGAAAAAAACGAAAAACCTGGTGCCAAGATTCTGATTTCTGGAGGCGGCCGGTGCAATTATACCAACCAATTTGCATCAGCTGAGCAGTTTATATCTGCCAATCCTCATTTTATTAAATCTGCCTTTACCCAGTGGACGGTTGATGATACCATCAGTTTTTTTGAAACTTATGGCATTGAGGGCAAAGAAAAAACTTTAGGACAACTATTTCCTGACGATAAGAATGCAAAAGATGTGGTGCAGGTTTTTACGTCTATCTGTGAAGATTTCGGACAGGAAATTAGGTGTAATGCTGATGTAAGGGACATTGAAATATTACCTGATGGCTTTAAAGTAAGTTATGAGAAAAACGGTAAAACAGTTATTTTAACAGCAGCTAAACTGGTGATTGCCGCTGGTGGTTTACCAATCCCGAAAATGGGAGCTACTGATTTTGCCTTGCGTTTTGCCAGAAAACACGATTTGAAAATTGTAGAAACTGCTCCGGCTTTGGTTCCTTTAACCATTACCGGCAAGGATGAGGAATGGTTTGCACAGCTTTCGGGCAATTCTGTTTTTTGTGAAGTCAGCAATGATGAAATCTCTTTCGAAGAAAATATCCTTTTTACCCACTGGGGATTGAGCGGTCCGGCTATTTTGCAGATTTCTTCTTTCTGGAGGAGGGGTGAAAGCATTAACCTGAATCTGTTGCCACATCAGGACATTGCAGCATTATTGGATGAAGAAAGGAAAATAAATGGTAAAACTTTATTGTCGACACTGTTGAACCGGATTTATACCAGGAAATTTACCGATGCATTAGGCAAGTTTTTACCTTTAAATAAACCCGTTGCTGTACTAACCAGAGGTGAAATCGATTTAATTGAACAAACGATCCATCATTTTAAAGTGAAGCCCGCAGGCGATAAAGGTTACGACAAAGCCGAGGTAATGCGCGGTGGAATTGATACTAACGAAATTTCTTCTAAAACGCTGGAGTGTAAAAAAATACCGAACCTGTTTTTTGGAGGCGAATGCTTGGATGTAACCGGTTGGTTGGGTGGTTATAACTTTCAATGGGCCTGGGCCAGTGGCTTTGTAATTGCGCAGCATATTTAA
- a CDS encoding 5-(carboxyamino)imidazole ribonucleotide synthase — MAKQISELKLGILGGGQLGRMLIQQAINYNVSTLVLDPDPDAPCKHISNYFENGSITDFDTVYNFGKKADIITIEIEKVNIDALEQLEKEGKKVFPQSRVIRLIQDKGVQKQFFKENDIPTSPFQIVNTKEDMENSPFHFPYILKLRKDGYDGKGVMKINSAADLDNAFDTPCIIEKLVDFDKEVAVIVARNANGDMKTFPMVEMEFNPEANLVEFLISPSTFAESLQQKAENIAKNIASAMNITGILAVEMFVCKDGELLVNEVAPRPHNSGHQTIEGNYVSQFEQHLRSIYNLPLGDTSSITNAIMINLLGEKGHEGVAKYENLEKILAIDGVYVHLYGKKYTKPFRKMGHVTIVDIDRDKAIEKARFVQKTLKVIA; from the coding sequence ATGGCAAAACAGATTAGCGAATTAAAATTAGGTATTTTAGGCGGCGGACAATTGGGCAGAATGCTCATCCAACAGGCAATCAACTACAATGTAAGCACTTTGGTTTTAGATCCTGATCCTGATGCTCCCTGTAAACATATCTCAAATTATTTCGAAAATGGCTCTATTACCGATTTTGACACCGTTTATAACTTCGGGAAGAAAGCCGATATCATTACCATCGAAATTGAAAAAGTAAATATCGATGCGCTTGAGCAGCTCGAAAAAGAAGGTAAAAAGGTATTTCCTCAATCGAGGGTAATCCGTTTAATTCAGGATAAAGGTGTACAAAAACAGTTTTTTAAAGAAAACGACATTCCAACCTCTCCTTTCCAGATTGTAAATACAAAGGAAGATATGGAGAATAGTCCTTTTCATTTTCCTTACATTCTGAAATTGAGGAAAGATGGTTATGATGGTAAAGGCGTGATGAAAATCAATAGTGCGGCAGATCTTGACAATGCTTTTGATACTCCTTGTATTATTGAAAAACTGGTCGATTTTGATAAAGAAGTTGCGGTAATTGTAGCCCGTAATGCCAATGGCGATATGAAAACCTTTCCAATGGTTGAGATGGAATTTAATCCTGAAGCCAACCTGGTAGAATTTTTGATTTCTCCATCCACTTTTGCTGAAAGTTTGCAGCAAAAAGCAGAAAATATTGCCAAAAATATCGCTTCTGCAATGAATATCACCGGGATTTTAGCGGTTGAGATGTTTGTTTGCAAAGATGGAGAGTTACTGGTTAATGAGGTAGCCCCTCGTCCACATAATAGCGGTCACCAGACTATTGAAGGCAACTATGTTTCTCAATTCGAACAGCATTTACGCTCAATTTATAACCTGCCACTTGGCGATACCAGTAGTATTACCAACGCCATTATGATTAATCTGCTTGGCGAAAAAGGTCATGAGGGTGTGGCCAAATATGAAAATTTAGAAAAAATACTAGCCATTGATGGTGTTTATGTTCACCTTTATGGTAAAAAATATACAAAGCCTTTCCGCAAAATGGGACATGTAACCATTGTAGATATCGACAGAGATAAAGCGATAGAAAAAGCAAGGTTCGTACAAAAAACATTAAAAGTAATCGCATAG
- the purE gene encoding 5-(carboxyamino)imidazole ribonucleotide mutase translates to MSQENSGSALVGIIMGSKSDLPVMQDAADVLKEFGINYEITVVSAHRTPERMFNYAKEAQGRGLKVIIAGAGGAAHLPGMVASITTLPVIGVPVKSSNSIDGWDSILSILQMPNGIPVATVALNAAKNAGLLATQILATADESLTVKMQAYKDELRRKVEESAETM, encoded by the coding sequence ATGAGTCAAGAAAATTCAGGTTCGGCATTAGTAGGAATTATCATGGGAAGCAAATCGGATTTACCTGTAATGCAAGATGCTGCTGATGTATTAAAAGAATTTGGAATTAATTATGAAATCACGGTCGTTTCTGCGCACAGAACACCAGAACGCATGTTTAATTATGCTAAAGAAGCACAGGGCCGTGGCTTAAAAGTAATTATTGCAGGTGCCGGTGGCGCTGCCCACTTGCCTGGTATGGTGGCTTCGATCACTACTTTACCTGTGATAGGCGTTCCGGTTAAATCATCAAACTCTATTGACGGCTGGGATAGTATTTTATCGATCTTACAAATGCCAAATGGTATTCCTGTAGCTACAGTAGCCTTAAATGCGGCTAAAAATGCTGGTTTACTGGCTACACAGATCTTAGCAACGGCTGATGAATCTTTAACGGTTAAAATGCAGGCTTATAAAGATGAGTTGAGAAGGAAAGTTGAAGAAAGTGCTGAAACAATGTAA
- a CDS encoding YqgE/AlgH family protein: MLNNIKPKTGRLLISEPFMADPNFKRSVVLLTEHGDDGTVGYILNQVGNLILNDVIQDLWDAKNYIYFGGPVAADTLHFIHRCYDKLQSGEDIGNGLYWGGNFETLKILLNTNAISKDEVKFFMGYSGWDKGQLDREIEQNAWMVSDKFDPELIFSSDDEKLWRDVIVNLGPKYAHISNFPADPSLN; this comes from the coding sequence ATGCTGAACAATATAAAACCAAAAACCGGCCGCCTGCTCATCTCAGAACCTTTTATGGCCGATCCTAATTTTAAAAGATCTGTGGTATTGTTAACCGAACATGGTGATGATGGTACGGTGGGCTACATCCTTAACCAGGTAGGAAACCTGATCCTGAATGATGTAATCCAGGATTTATGGGATGCAAAAAACTATATTTATTTCGGCGGACCAGTTGCTGCAGATACCTTACATTTTATCCATAGGTGTTATGATAAATTGCAAAGTGGCGAAGATATCGGAAATGGTTTGTATTGGGGCGGAAATTTCGAAACACTTAAAATCCTCTTAAATACCAATGCCATTAGCAAGGATGAAGTGAAGTTTTTTATGGGTTATTCAGGCTGGGACAAAGGTCAGCTTGACCGGGAAATAGAGCAAAATGCATGGATGGTGAGCGATAAATTTGATCCTGAACTTATTTTCAGCAGTGATGATGAAAAGTTATGGCGTGACGTAATCGTAAACTTAGGTCCAAAATATGCACATATCAGTAATTTTCCTGCTGATCCGAGTTTAAATTAG
- the pdxH gene encoding pyridoxamine 5'-phosphate oxidase — MQVTNEFLQNLRQDYKSASLDESDVDEDPIVQFQKWFQHAVDAQIHEPNVMTLATADKAGRPDARIVLLKGVDGDGFRFFTNYLSAKGKELKRNPFAALVFFWPELERQVRIEGTVEKLDKETSEAYFNTRPIASQIGAVASPQSQVIPNRSFLEEKFEELKAKSADKGVAKPAHWGGYIVKPTRIEFWQGRRSRLHDRINFELVKGIWTKTRLAP; from the coding sequence ATGCAAGTTACAAATGAATTTCTACAAAACCTGCGCCAAGATTACAAAAGCGCTTCGCTAGATGAATCTGACGTTGATGAAGATCCGATTGTCCAGTTTCAAAAATGGTTTCAACACGCGGTTGATGCCCAGATACACGAACCCAATGTAATGACTTTGGCTACAGCCGATAAAGCTGGCCGACCTGATGCCCGTATTGTACTTTTAAAAGGAGTTGATGGAGATGGCTTTAGGTTTTTCACCAATTACCTGAGTGCCAAAGGGAAAGAGCTAAAACGCAATCCTTTTGCAGCTTTGGTATTTTTCTGGCCTGAACTGGAAAGACAGGTGAGAATTGAGGGGACAGTAGAAAAATTAGATAAAGAAACTTCTGAAGCTTACTTCAACACCAGACCGATAGCCAGCCAGATTGGAGCTGTTGCTTCGCCTCAGAGCCAGGTTATTCCAAACAGATCATTTCTGGAAGAAAAATTTGAAGAACTTAAAGCTAAAAGTGCCGATAAGGGCGTTGCTAAACCAGCGCATTGGGGCGGTTATATTGTAAAACCAACCAGAATTGAGTTTTGGCAAGGAAGAAGAAGCAGGCTGCACGACAGGATAAACTTCGAACTAGTGAAAGGTATCTGGACCAAAACCAGGTTAGCACCATAA
- a CDS encoding DUF1735 domain-containing protein: MKNYKKLGFALLAMAVGFSSCTKQDGIYAENGSSGIVELADLPSRTSSTSYASVTKSFDAVTEVDCPILINYTGVDGAPDDVTVTLGLDATIVSAMSTSTAVLTNLDASLYTVPSYTVTIPKGQKQGIFHIKLKTSAFDFSKSYALGVVVKSTSRGTVSGNYGSGLFKINAKNAYDGIYTVGTGSSVTRYTAPGVPANDALSGSIAGNPNLTLSTVSATAVEITNLKWAGGTSGVSGIDNLRATVDPATNLVTMTSLGNATLANLAGKDNKYDPATKTFTLNFRWNPATTTRDVSLVIKYASAR; this comes from the coding sequence ATGAAAAATTATAAAAAATTAGGCTTTGCACTGTTGGCTATGGCAGTGGGCTTTTCATCATGCACCAAGCAGGATGGTATTTATGCCGAAAATGGATCTAGCGGTATCGTAGAATTAGCTGATCTGCCTTCAAGAACAAGTTCTACCTCTTATGCTTCGGTAACTAAATCTTTTGATGCGGTAACAGAAGTAGATTGCCCGATTTTAATTAACTATACTGGTGTAGATGGTGCTCCGGATGATGTAACTGTTACTTTAGGACTTGATGCTACAATAGTTAGTGCAATGTCGACTTCTACTGCTGTTTTAACCAACCTGGATGCTAGCCTATACACTGTTCCATCTTATACCGTTACTATACCAAAAGGACAGAAACAGGGCATATTTCACATCAAACTTAAAACAAGCGCATTCGATTTTAGTAAAAGTTATGCTTTGGGGGTAGTAGTCAAATCTACTTCAAGAGGAACCGTTAGCGGCAATTATGGAAGTGGTTTATTTAAAATTAATGCCAAAAACGCTTACGATGGGATATATACCGTTGGAACAGGAAGCAGCGTAACGCGTTATACAGCTCCGGGGGTACCTGCAAACGATGCTTTGAGTGGAAGTATTGCCGGTAACCCGAATTTAACCCTGAGTACAGTAAGTGCAACAGCGGTAGAAATTACCAATTTAAAATGGGCTGGCGGAACATCAGGCGTTTCGGGTATCGATAACCTGAGGGCTACGGTAGATCCTGCAACAAATCTGGTAACCATGACTTCTTTGGGTAATGCCACACTTGCAAATTTAGCGGGTAAGGATAATAAATACGATCCTGCTACTAAAACGTTTACGTTAAACTTCAGGTGGAACCCGGCTACAACAACCAGGGATGTAAGCCTGGTGATCAAGTACGCAAGTGCGAGGTAA